The segment CGGAGCCGAAGCAGGAGCCGCCGGCTGGTCCATCCCTTTCGGCCCGCGTTCCGGAGGCGGAAGGAGGGGTGTTCCCTGCGGAGGCGGCAGGCCAGCAGGTTGACGTAGCCCTGTTTGTGGGGAGCGGAATAACCTTCTGTAATGGAATCTCCCAAAGCAGTGTAGAGGAACCTTCCGGAAGGCTTCAACAGCGTCCCCCTTCGTCAGTTGATCATAGTTATGTTTATTCACGGGAAGAGGAGGAAGGAAGGGCGTATTCCTTTGGGAGTGTCATCTTTCTCATGATATAATGTGTTCGTTCTGCGATGGGTCAGTGGATGACAGAAAAGGATGTGATCGATCATGGGCATTTATGCGATCAGCGATCTCCATCTCTCTTTTAACAAAGCGGTGGGTTTGTACGATGTCGATTTTGAAGAGGACATCGAGAAGCCGATGGATAAATTCGGGTGGACCCGTCATTATGAACAGATCAGGGATCATTGGTTGGAAGTGGTCGACCCCGGGGATACGGTGTTGATCCCGGGGGATATCAGTTGGGCACTCAAGTTGGACCAGGCACGCTATGATTTTGAGTGGATCCATGCTTTGCCGGGGAAAAAAGTTCTTTCACCGGGGAACCATTGCTATTATGCCCAGAGTAAAAGAAAGGTGCGGGAGACTCTCCCATCCGGAATGGAGTGGGTGGACGCCGATTATACCCTGGTGGAAGAGTATGCGGTGGCAGCCACCCGGGGATGGAATCTGCCGGGGGATTCCTTCTGGGATGAGGAGAGAGACCGGAAGATTTATGACAGACAAGTGGGCCGCCTGCGGCTGGCGCTGGAATCGGCGGCTAAAGAGCATCCGGACAAAGAGAGAATCGCCATGCTTCATTTTCCTCCGGTGACTGCCCGGGCGAACACATCCGACTTTATGGAGCTGCTCAAGGAGTATGAGGTGAAAATCTGTATCTATGGTCACTTGCACGGGCGTGCCCACCGTGATGCGGTGGAAGGGATGGTGGAGGGCGTGCGACTGAAGCTGGTTTCTTGCGACTATCTGAATTACAGACCGATCCCCCTGCCTTTGCAGGAATAGAACAACCACCCCCCTCTGTTCAGCAGAGGGGGGTGGTCTGTTTATGAATCCAGATCCGGTTGGATGTTTTTTCTCACGGCTTCATCGAGGCGGCCGCTCCGGATCAATCCGGCGGCTTCTTCCACATCGGGATGTCCCACCCGGTCGTCGGTCAGAGGGGGGATCTGCTCCCGGATCAACCGATAGGCCGCTTCCGTCCCCGTGCCGAGACGGCCTTCCCCATACTCCAGCGCCTGGGCGGCACACAAGTATTCCACCGCCAATGTCCGGGTCACATTTTGGATGACGGCGCGCAGTTTGCGGGCGGCGATGGAACCCATGCTGACATGATCTTCCTGATTGGCGGAGGACGGGATGGAATCGACGGATGCGGGATGGCAGAGGGTTTTGTTTTCCGAGACGAGGGAAGCAGCCAGGTACTGAAGGATCATATAACCTGAATGAAGCCCTCCGTTACGGGTCAGAAATGCAGGCAATCCGCTCAGTTGCGGGTTGACCAGCCGTTCCGTCCTCCGCTCGGAGATACTGCCCAGTTCAGCCACGGCGATCGCCAAAAAGTCCGCCGCCAACGCGAGAGGTTGTCCGTGAAAATTGCCTCCGGAAATCACTTCCCCTTCCCCGGGAAACAACAGCGGATTGTCAGTGGCGGCATTCAGTTCCCGCACCACCACTTCTTGTACATAGTGATAGGCGTCCAATGAGGCACCGTGCACCTGAGGGATGCAGCGGAGACTGTATGCATCCTGAACCCGTTTTTCACCGGGGCGGGTGGTCCGTTGACTTCCGGACAGAAGTTGCCTCATCCGCCGGGCGGTCTCGATTTGTCCCTGTTGTCCCCTCGCTGCATGGAGGAGGGGATGAAAGGCATGGGGAATGCCGCCGAGGGCTTCCAGAGTCATGGCGGCGATCACGTCCGCCGCCAGCAACAGTCGGTGGGTATCCAGAATGGACAAGGCCGTCAGGCTGGCCATCATCTGGGTGCCGTTGATCAAAGCCAGCCCCTCCTTGGCTTCCAACCGAACCGGCGAGATCCCGGCCTGTTCCAGTGCGGTCGCCGCATCCATCCGTCGGCCATGCCGGATCACCTCCCCTTCCCCCAGGAGTGGCAGGGACATATGGGCGAGAGGGGCGAGGTCGCCGCTGGCTCCGAGAGAGCCTTGAGAAGGGATGACGGGATGGATGTGGTTGTTCAGAAGCTGAATCAGGGTTTCCACTGTGACCGGTCGGATCCCCGAATACCCTTTGGCCAAAGCATTGGCCCGCAGAAGCATCATTCCCCGAACTGTCTCTTCATCCAAGGGCTCCCCTGCTCCACAGGCATGGCTGCGAATCAGGTTGATCTGCAGCTCCGCCGATTGGGAGCGGTCGATCAGGGTGTCGCTGAACTTCCCGAAACCGGTGGTGATGCCGTATACGGTTCGACCGTCCCGGACCAGGGATTCCACTGTGGACCGGGAGCGGTTCATCTTTTCGACAGCGCTTTCGGACAGAGAGACCGGAGCACCCAACCGGACCACTTGTTCAAATTCCTGCAGGGTGAGCTCTTCTCCGTTCAGAGAGATGGTGGCTGGCAATGTTGGCATATCACTTTCCTCCTTTAGCTGAAAAAAGCCCAAGCAAAAAGGGGAACCGGGACAGGCCCGATTCCCCTTTTGCCGGGAGAGATCAACCGACGAAATTGAATAAGCATCTTGTTTTTTTCACCGGTGAGCACCGGCCTGTGAACCTGGATCCATTTGTACATGGTATTCCTCCGGGTGGCCCCGGTTGCATCTGCAAACCGAAAATGGGCTGCGTTGACGGGATATTGATGGGGTGCGGCTGAAGTCGGACTTGAATAGCATATCTTGACACTCCCCACACCTGAAGGGGTGGGAGTTCCGGATTCAGCAAGACGATCGGCTTGCTGATCCCCGTATGCTGTCCACATTCGAACAGCAACTAATCTCAGTTTAACCATGGAACACGCGCTTGTAAATGGGGTTTTCAGAAACAGGGGGAGGCCAAGGACCTTGTTTTCTTCTCCACAGGTTGATCGCCCGCTTTTTATAATTTAACACAGAGGAGAGGTTTCCATGAGTTGTCCCAAACGCAATATCGTGAAAAACGGCGGCTTTCAAAGCGGGCTGCCACCCTGGCGGGGAAAGGGGATTCGGTTGGTTCCCAATCCGATTCGCCGCGGGGATGTGTCTGTTCGACTGGAGGAGAGAGGATTGCTGTACCAATACACCCCGGGGCCCTTTCGCCGGGAGTGCAGTTATTACCTCTATTTCCGGCTCCACAACAACCGACGCACTCCGAAGCCGCCCCTCGTGTTGGCCAGCGTGGCCCATCTGGACCGGAATAAGCAGCTGTTGCGAACCACTCCGGTGTTGGTGGAACCCCCGTATACCCGGGAGGCCCACTTCAGCTCCTATTTTTCCATTGTTCCTCCCCCACCGGCTGCAACCAAATATATCGCAGTCATCTTCCAGGTTCAAAATGGTTCGGTTCTTGTTGATTATATCGCTTTAACCCCTCACGATGTATGACCGCCTCAGGCCACTCCCATGAGTGGCCAAAGCGGGCTCGGCAGGTGGAAATCAAGGGATGATCCCGTCAGTTGGCACACCAGGTGCCCTCTCAGGGGGAGTGTACCTCCGATTGCCATCCTGTGGGGATTAGTACGAATTGGAATGTTTGAGGAAAGACGGTATCACCCGGTTTGCAGCAAGCAAGAGACGTTCCGGAAGCGTGGTGAAAAAACGTAGGAGGGAGGGTTGGGTTTCACATGGAATGACTTTGGCTCGGAAGAACAACGGAATGGAATGTGAACCCCAATCCCGACCGGACCGGCCCCAGATATGGACTTGCCAGACACACCCAAGAACATCAGTTTGCAAACTTTTTTGCCACCCGATACAATGAGGTGAAGGAATTTGAAGTGCCTGAGTCGAAGGGTTCACTACATATCCCCATCACATATCCCCATCATGGGATGATCATGTCATGTATAATAGTATGGACAGATTATGCGAGCCCAGTCGGAGCCGAGGGGGATGTGCCGATTCGGGATGACCTGGACAGGAGGAGTTTCATGCCGACGCCAAGTATGGAGGATTACTTGGAAGTGATCTATAAACTGATTGAAGAAAAGGGTTATGCCAGAGTTTCGGATATTGCCGAAGCGCTGGAGGTGCACCCTTCTTCAGTTACTAAAATGGTGCAAAAACTGGATCAGAGCCAGTACCTGATCTATGAGAAATACCGGGGCTTGGTTTTGACGCCGAAAGGAAAAAAAATCGGCAAGAGACTGTTGGACCGTCACACGCTTCTGGAAGAATTTTTGCGGATCATCGGTGTGGATGAAAGCCGGATTTACGATGATGTGGAGGGGATTGAACACCACCTCAGTTGGGATTCCATCAACAGCATCGAATACCTGGTGGAGTATTTCCAAAAAAATCCGGAGCGTGTGAAGGAATTGCAAGCCTTCAAACAGGCGAATGAGCTGGAGGAGATTGATTCCTGAAGAACCCTGTGGTTTTCCATGGGGTTTTTTGTTCCCTGAACGGCATAAACATGATACGGGGCAGCCCGACTGGCGGTTAATCTCTCCGAGGGGGTGATCCGGATTTTTGCCGATGCGGTGTTGGAAGGGGGAGGGGTCAAAGCTTTTGGGTTGGTGGGGGCTTTAAGTGTGGCCGAAGAAAAAGGATATGAATGGAAACGACTGGCTGGAACATCCGCCGGATCTCTTGTCGCCGCCCTGCTGGCGGCAGGCTACCGCAGCGGGGAATTATACCAGGCATTGGAGGAGTATGATTTCACCATGCTGACGGCGGCAACGTGGTACCACCGGCTACCCTACCTCGGTCCGAGCATTCGCCTGTGGGTGAAAAAGGGATTATACTCCGGCCGCCCCTTGGAACGATGGGTCGGGGAGATGCTGGCCAGGAAAAATGTTTACACCTTTGCGGACTTGAAGGAACGGGAACTGTCGATCATCGCTTCGGATATCAGCAGGGGAAATCTCTTGGTGCTCCCTCAGGACTTGAAGGAATACGGTATTTCTCCCGAAAAGCTGTCTGTCGCCCGGGCGGTTCTGATGAGTTGTTCCATCCCTTTCTTTTTCGATCCGGTGCGGGTGTACCACCGACCTTCCAAACAGACCAGTTACGTGGTGGACGGTGGAGTGCTCAGCAATTTTCCCGTCTGGTTGTTTGACCAAAAAAATCCCCGGTGGCCCACCTTTGGCTTCCGATTTCTGTCGGAGGAAGCGGGAGGCCATCAGATCGAAGGTCCCATCTCTCTGTTGCGGGCGATGTTTCTGACGATGATGGATGCCCATGACAACCGGCATATCAAGGAACAGGACCGGGTGCGGACGATTCAGGTGCCCACCCGGGGAGTTAAAAT is part of the Kroppenstedtia eburnea genome and harbors:
- a CDS encoding patatin-like phospholipase family protein, which translates into the protein MIRIFADAVLEGGGVKAFGLVGALSVAEEKGYEWKRLAGTSAGSLVAALLAAGYRSGELYQALEEYDFTMLTAATWYHRLPYLGPSIRLWVKKGLYSGRPLERWVGEMLARKNVYTFADLKERELSIIASDISRGNLLVLPQDLKEYGISPEKLSVARAVLMSCSIPFFFDPVRVYHRPSKQTSYVVDGGVLSNFPVWLFDQKNPRWPTFGFRFLSEEAGGHQIEGPISLLRAMFLTMMDAHDNRHIKEQDRVRTIQVPTRGVKMTDFDLDKEKRKGMFDAGVEAAENFFKHWTFKQYLAFRGRERGLSWHLHTSDSG
- the mntR gene encoding transcriptional regulator MntR; translation: MPTPSMEDYLEVIYKLIEEKGYARVSDIAEALEVHPSSVTKMVQKLDQSQYLIYEKYRGLVLTPKGKKIGKRLLDRHTLLEEFLRIIGVDESRIYDDVEGIEHHLSWDSINSIEYLVEYFQKNPERVKELQAFKQANELEEIDS
- the hutH gene encoding histidine ammonia-lyase, with the protein product MPTLPATISLNGEELTLQEFEQVVRLGAPVSLSESAVEKMNRSRSTVESLVRDGRTVYGITTGFGKFSDTLIDRSQSAELQINLIRSHACGAGEPLDEETVRGMMLLRANALAKGYSGIRPVTVETLIQLLNNHIHPVIPSQGSLGASGDLAPLAHMSLPLLGEGEVIRHGRRMDAATALEQAGISPVRLEAKEGLALINGTQMMASLTALSILDTHRLLLAADVIAAMTLEALGGIPHAFHPLLHAARGQQGQIETARRMRQLLSGSQRTTRPGEKRVQDAYSLRCIPQVHGASLDAYHYVQEVVVRELNAATDNPLLFPGEGEVISGGNFHGQPLALAADFLAIAVAELGSISERRTERLVNPQLSGLPAFLTRNGGLHSGYMILQYLAASLVSENKTLCHPASVDSIPSSANQEDHVSMGSIAARKLRAVIQNVTRTLAVEYLCAAQALEYGEGRLGTGTEAAYRLIREQIPPLTDDRVGHPDVEEAAGLIRSGRLDEAVRKNIQPDLDS
- a CDS encoding metallophosphoesterase: MGIYAISDLHLSFNKAVGLYDVDFEEDIEKPMDKFGWTRHYEQIRDHWLEVVDPGDTVLIPGDISWALKLDQARYDFEWIHALPGKKVLSPGNHCYYAQSKRKVRETLPSGMEWVDADYTLVEEYAVAATRGWNLPGDSFWDEERDRKIYDRQVGRLRLALESAAKEHPDKERIAMLHFPPVTARANTSDFMELLKEYEVKICIYGHLHGRAHRDAVEGMVEGVRLKLVSCDYLNYRPIPLPLQE